In one Rutidosis leptorrhynchoides isolate AG116_Rl617_1_P2 chromosome 8, CSIRO_AGI_Rlap_v1, whole genome shotgun sequence genomic region, the following are encoded:
- the LOC139861903 gene encoding probable glutathione S-transferase DHAR2, chloroplastic: MSAIRIHPPATALTISIKHLTRTPNCRNFNRIESTKTLTTIAMSSNPVEVCAKSSLTVPNRLGDCPFTQRVLLTLEEKQLPYDLKLVDLGNKPDWFLSVSPEGKVPVVKLDDKWIADSDVITKTVEEKFPDPSLVTPPEKASVGSKIFSTYIGFLKSKDANDGTEQALLTELSAFNDHIKENGQFINGKYISAADLSLGPKLYHMEIALGHYKNWSVPDSLPYLKTYMKTVFSLDSFVKTMPLTEDVIEGWRPKVMG, translated from the exons atgtctgCGATTAGAATACATCCGCCTGCTACAGCATTGACAATTTCCATCAAACACCTTACGCGCACTCCAAATTGTCGTAATTTCAATCGAATTGAATCCACAAAAACCCTAACAACCATCGCCATGTCTTCCAATCCTGTTGAAGTCTGCGCTAAATCTTCCCTCACCGTCCCCAATCGTCTTGGCGATT GTCCTTTTACACAGAGAGTTTTGTTGACCTTAGAGGAAAAGCAACTTCCTTATGACCTGAAGTTAGTTGATCTAGGCAACAAACCAGACTG GTTTTTAAGTGTTAGTCCAGAAGGTAAAGTTCCAGTTGTGAAGCTTGATGACAAATGGATTGCGGATTCGGATGTTATTACGAAAACTGTTGAGGAGAAGTTTCCAGACCCGTCATTGGTCACTCCACCTGAAAAAGCTTCCGT TGGGTCGAAGATCTTTTCAACGTATATTGGTTTCCTGAAGAGCAAAGATGCTAATGATGGAACAGAGCAGGCTTTACTGACCGAGTTGTCTGCGTTCAATGATCACATAAAAGAAAAT GGTCAATTTATAAATGGGAAGTATATCTCTGCTGCTGACTTGTCACTTGGACCAAAACTGTACCATATGGAGATTGCTTTGGGTCATTATAAGAATTGGTCGGTTCCAGATTCACTTCCCTATCTGAAAACCTACATGAAG ACTGTCTTCTCGTTGGACTCATTCGTGAAAACTATGCCACTAACAGAAGATGTAATTGAGGGGTGGCGACCAAAGGTCATGGGTTAA
- the LOC139862941 gene encoding uncharacterized protein, which produces MLLSRIINPHTKSIRFLCSLNTTAEPSHLPPPEEEDEEKIAAEITTICKSFPNNLNWKTLNQNLKFINFNNSNLINKVLIQLKDPPNAKKALSFFHWSSHFTNIAHQTHTYALIIHILVNAKLVKDASALIESVLARSVAGNDSSVISFIDCLISSYDVTNSSTFVFDLLIQICSKLRMIDEAVEGCFCLGKHGFRSSVISYNTLLYVIQKSDRTFLVWKVYEHMIVHRTYPNEKSVGIMVNALCKDGKLQTFVDMVDRIDGKRCLPRVIVNTCLIFRMIEDGRIEDGLVLMKRMLIKNMILDTISYSLIVYGRIKLGELESAWEVYEEMVKRGFKVNSFVHTSFIRAYCEVGKIKDGDELFKDMERVGLQVYDETYTHLIVGCAKIGRLEESLNFCEKMVQSGFVPSCLAFNGVVKRLNGHGNVLRANELLTLLLDKGFVPDVNTYSYLIAGYGKEGDVEGVVKLYYEMEYRKLSPGALVFTWLIVSLHQVGKFEESDRFLRIMKARSLVSSDCTMDMLIHCHNKHRETI; this is translated from the coding sequence ATGCTATTAAGCCGAATTATCAATCCACACACAAAATCAATTCGCTTTCTATGTTCCCTAAACACCACGGCAGAACCATCACACCTGCCGCCGCcggaggaagaagatgaagaaaaaataGCAGCTGAAATCACCACCATCTGCAAATCATTTCCAAACAATCTCAACTGGAAAACCCTAAATCAAAATCTCAAATTTATCAATTTTAATAACTCAAATCTCATCAACAAAGTACTAATTCAACTCAAAGACCCACCCAATGCTAAAAAAGCTCTATCTTTTTTCCACTGGTCATCGCATTTCACCAACATCGCACACCAAACACACACTTACGCTCTTATAATCCACATTTTAGTCAATGCCAAGCTGGTTAAAGATGCCAGCGCGTTAATTGAATCGGTTCTCGCGCGTTCTGTTGCGGGTAATGATTCGTCTGTGATCTCATTTATAGATTGTTTGATAAGTAGCTATGATGTTACTAATTCGAGTACTTTTGTGTTTGATTTGTTGATACAAATTTGTTCGAAGTTAAGAATGATTGATGAGGCTGTAGAGGGTTGTTTTTGTTTAGGGAAACATGGGTTTAGATCGAGTGTGATTAGCTATAATACTTTATTGTATGTAATTCAGAAATCGGATAGAACGTTTTTGGTTTGGAAGGTTTATGAGCATATGATTGTTCATAGAACGTACCCGAATGAAAAGAGTGTTGGTATTATGGTTAATGCATTGTGTAAAGATGGAAAGTTACAAACTTTTGTTGATATGGTCGATAGGATTGATGGGAAGAGGTGTTTGCCTAGAGTGATTGTTAATACGTGTTTGATTTTTAGGATGATCGAAGATGGGAGAATCGAAGATGGGTTGGTTTTGATGAAACGTATGTTGATTAAGAACATGATCTTAGATACTATATCGTATTCTTTGATTGTTTACGGTAGGATTAAGTTAGGAGAGTTGGAGTCTGCGTGGGAGGTGTACGAGGAAATGGTTAAGAGAGGTTTTAAGGTGAATTCTTTTGTGCATACGTCTTTTATACGTGCGTATTGTGAGGTTGGGAAGATTAAAGATGGAGATGAATTGTTTAAGGATATGGAACGTGTTGGCTTGCAAGTTTATGATGAGACTTATACTCATTTGATTGTTGGATGTGCAAAAATTGGAAGATTGGAAGAAAGTTTGAATTTTTGTGAGAAAATGGTGCAGAGTGGATTTGTTCCAAGTTGTTTGGCTTTTAATGGAGTGGTTAAAAGGCTAAATGGACATGGGAACGTTTTACGAGCAAATGAACTTTTGACACTTTTGTTGGATAAAGGGTTTGTGCCAGATGTAAATACGTATTCGTATCTTATTGCAGGGTATGGAAAAGAAGGTGATGTTGAAGGAGTTGTTAagctttattatgaaatggaatataGGAAACTGTCTCCTGGTGCTTTGGTGTTTACTTGGTTGATTGTTAGTCTACACCAAGTAGGGAAATTTGAGGAATCAGACCGATTTTTGAGGATTATGAAAGCTCGATCGTTAGTCTCATCGGATTGCACAATGGATATGTTGATCCATTGCCATAATAAGCACAGGGAAACCATCTAG